A section of the Pseudomonas fluorescens genome encodes:
- a CDS encoding DUF2388 domain-containing protein, which translates to MRRPLIAAALGLFLLADIAQAQTLVATSNIIVRAFGRTIDFTSDTTTSIRDSKVVREAHDDAASFVASNGDIRGAQLEAAFDTLRTRVPEARNASDQVLAQAILAL; encoded by the coding sequence ATGCGTCGCCCGTTGATCGCAGCTGCTCTCGGCCTGTTCCTGCTGGCCGATATCGCCCAGGCACAAACCCTCGTGGCCACCAGTAACATCATTGTTCGTGCCTTCGGCCGCACCATTGATTTCACCTCGGACACCACCACCTCCATCCGCGACTCCAAAGTCGTGCGCGAAGCCCACGACGACGCTGCCAGCTTTGTCGCCAGCAACGGCGATATCCGCGGCGCGCAACTGGAAGCCGCCTTCGACACCTTGCGAACCCGCGTGCCAGAAGCCCGCAACGCCAGCGACCAGGTTCTCGCGCAAGCCATCCTCGCATTGTGA
- a CDS encoding DUF2388 domain-containing protein, producing MSRLRLLSAAALLAVAANAGATSLIVTTDSIVGALKATSDATSDATSSLRDNKVVRAARDDAASFVASQGAIRGVKLESALAQIRQQAPQLNSATDAQLAQAILAI from the coding sequence ATGTCCCGTCTTCGTCTACTGAGCGCTGCCGCCCTGCTTGCCGTAGCTGCCAACGCCGGCGCTACCAGCCTGATCGTGACCACCGACTCGATTGTCGGCGCGCTCAAAGCCACTTCCGACGCCACTTCAGATGCCACCTCGTCCCTGCGCGACAACAAGGTTGTCCGTGCAGCCCGTGACGACGCTGCCAGCTTCGTCGCCAGCCAAGGCGCTATCCGTGGCGTGAAGCTGGAAAGCGCCCTGGCGCAGATTCGCCAACAAGCACCGCAACTCAATAGCGCTACTGACGCGCAACTGGCCCAGGCCATCCTGGCCATCTGA
- a CDS encoding DUF2388 domain-containing protein codes for MAFSYRSLIVPTVLAMCGAGPAQAFDLSTQGLVASAYATSKVTSAPFDRKLILAAQDDAAAFIATDGQWRGARLESALDYLHRTQPKLKSSDLELAQAILVQ; via the coding sequence ATGGCTTTTTCATACCGTTCGTTGATTGTTCCCACAGTGCTTGCCATGTGCGGGGCCGGCCCGGCCCAAGCCTTTGATCTGTCCACCCAAGGCCTCGTCGCCAGCGCCTATGCCACCAGTAAAGTGACGTCGGCACCGTTCGATCGTAAATTGATATTGGCAGCCCAGGATGACGCTGCCGCATTCATTGCCACTGACGGCCAATGGCGGGGCGCCCGGCTGGAAAGCGCACTGGACTACCTGCATCGTACCCAGCCAAAACTTAAGTCCAGTGACCTTGAACTGGCCCAGGCAATTCTCGTCCAATAA